The Thermoanaerobacterium thermosaccharolyticum DSM 571 region CGGCCCTTGAGAGTGCTCATGCTGTTGCTTATGCCATGAAACTAGCATCAAAATTAAGTAAAGATAATATTATTATTGTAAACTTGTCAGGAAGAGGCGACAAGGATGTAAATACAGTTGCCAATGTTTTGGGGGTGGAATTATGAGCGCATTAAATAATGAAATGAATACAGTTGCAAGTATGAATAGAATAGACAAGAAATTTTACGAGTTAAAGCAAAAAGGCCTTAAGGCTATGATTCCTTTTATTACTGCAGGTGATCCTAGTTTAGATGTAACCGTCGAATTAGTGTTTAAAATGGAAGAAGGAGGAGCTGATATCATTGAAATAGGGATTCCGTACTCTGATCCGCTGGCAGATGGACCAATAATACAAGCTTCATCTACAAGAGCATTAAAAAATGGTACAAAAATTAACAATATAATGAATGCTGTCAAAAAAATAAGACAAAAAAGTGAAATACCGCTTGTCTACCTTGTGTATTATAATTCAATCTTCAAATATGGCATTGAAAGATTTGTAAATGAAGCCAAAGAATCCGGAATAGACGGACTTATAATACCTGATTTGCCATTAGAAGAAAGAAAAGATATTAAAGAAATATCTGAAAAATATGGTATTTATCTAATACCATTAGTTGCACCAACTTCAAAAGAGAGGATTAAAAGTATTTGTGAAAGTGGAAAGGGTTTTGTGTATTGTGTCTCTACAAAAGGCGTTACAGGAATAAGAAATTCTATTGAAACAGATATTAAAGAATATATGAGAACTGTATCGGAATATACAAATATGCCTAAAGCCATAGGTTTTGGTATCTCTGGTCCTGATATGGCAAAAAGATTTGCACCGTACTGTGATGGAATAATAGTTGGTAGTGCAATTGTGAAAATGATAAACGATTCAAGAAGTAAAGAAGAAATATATGATAATGTGAAAAAATTTGTATTTTCCATTAAAGAAGCTATATGAAATGAGGCATTATGCCTCTTTCTTTTTTGACATGTTAAAAACTTTTTTGAGATGTTAAAAAAGCATTGATTAATATAATAAATGAGTTATAATAAAGATAAGAAATATTAAAAGAAAATAATTATCGAAGGAGGAAATTAAATGATAGAATTGGAAAAAGAGGCTCCTGACTTTACACTCAAATCAAGTGACGGCAATGATGTATCATTAAGTGATTTTAAAGGCAAAAAAGTAGTTTTATATTTTTATCCGAAAGACAACACACCTGGTTGTACAAAAGAAGCTTGTCAATTTAGAGATAATATAAATACAGTTAAAAATAAAGACGCAGTTATTTTAGGTGTAAGCTTGGATGATATAGAATCTCATAAAAAATTTATTGAGAAATTTAACTTGCCATTTATACTTTTAAGCGATTCTGATGCTAAAGTTTCAACAGAATATGGTGTTTATAAAGAGAAGAATATGTATGGAAAGAAAAAAATGGGAATAGAAAGATCCACGTTTATAATAGACCAAAAAGGAATTGTAAAAAAGATATTTCGAAAAGTAAAAGTAGATGGTCATGTAGATGAAATATTAGAAGTACTTGACAATATTGATTAAAGTGCGTTTAAAACGCACTTTAAAAATTTAACATTGGTAAGCTAAATGCTGCTATCAATGCCACTATCATAACGATAACGATTGTGAGTGCAATATATCTATGCCAAGTTCTATTATAAAAAGGATTAAAAAAGTCTTTATTTCTTTTCTTTTTCATATAATTCGCCTCATTTTTATAAATATTAAACTTCATAACTTATATAATTATATTGATTAATACATCTTTCTATTACTTAATTTAATCATATTCCATCAGAAAAAACAATAAATTATTAATAAACTTTGTATAAAAAAGACAAAATAGATTATAGGAGGAATTGGGCTTGGATAATAAATTATTGGTTGAGATAAAAAAACAAATTGACAAAATGTCAGAGATGATGGAAAAAATGAAGATAGCTGACTATGTTGAATTGATGCAGAGCCCTTATAGACTCCTATGGCTTAATTTTGTAGGCGGACTTGCGCGGGGCTTTGGTATGGCGATTGGCTTTACACTTCTCGGAGCTATAGTGATTTATATATTGCAGAGAGCTGTTTTATTAAATTTGCCTGTCATTGGGAACATTATTGCCCATATAATAAAAATTGTTCAGCAAAATTTGTGATAGAAGGGTATGTGATACAATGGATGATGAAAAATTAGAGCATTTCAGGAAAAAGCTTATTGAAGAAAAAAACAATATATTGCATACGTTAAATGAAATGGATGATAACGATGGTACGGGCAGGATGGCAGAAAGAGAATATTATCAAGAATTATCATTGGCAGACAATCATCCAGCAGACATTGGATCGGAAGTTTATGAAATAGAGAAGAACTATGCATTAAAAGACAATGAACAGCATGTGTTAAGGCAAATTGATGATGCACTTTTAAGAATGGTAAAAGGACAATACGGTATATGCAATCATTGCCATAAAGAAATAGAATTAGATAGACTGGAAGCATTACCATATACATCTTTATGTGCAAATT contains the following coding sequences:
- a CDS encoding DUF5665 domain-containing protein; the encoded protein is MSEMMEKMKIADYVELMQSPYRLLWLNFVGGLARGFGMAIGFTLLGAIVIYILQRAVLLNLPVIGNIIAHIIKIVQQNL
- the bcp gene encoding thioredoxin-dependent thiol peroxidase, translating into MIELEKEAPDFTLKSSDGNDVSLSDFKGKKVVLYFYPKDNTPGCTKEACQFRDNINTVKNKDAVILGVSLDDIESHKKFIEKFNLPFILLSDSDAKVSTEYGVYKEKNMYGKKKMGIERSTFIIDQKGIVKKIFRKVKVDGHVDEILEVLDNID
- a CDS encoding TraR/DksA C4-type zinc finger protein, which gives rise to MDDEKLEHFRKKLIEEKNNILHTLNEMDDNDGTGRMAEREYYQELSLADNHPADIGSEVYEIEKNYALKDNEQHVLRQIDDALLRMVKGQYGICNHCHKEIELDRLEALPYTSLCANCAKNNDLKLSDLRFSRPNEERTIKYPFGWGYMDSKDENQFDAEDSYQAVARYNKTKAGLDNYDDDYDDYNSGYVEEIEKISNEDYKKTLE
- the trpA gene encoding tryptophan synthase subunit alpha; protein product: MNRIDKKFYELKQKGLKAMIPFITAGDPSLDVTVELVFKMEEGGADIIEIGIPYSDPLADGPIIQASSTRALKNGTKINNIMNAVKKIRQKSEIPLVYLVYYNSIFKYGIERFVNEAKESGIDGLIIPDLPLEERKDIKEISEKYGIYLIPLVAPTSKERIKSICESGKGFVYCVSTKGVTGIRNSIETDIKEYMRTVSEYTNMPKAIGFGISGPDMAKRFAPYCDGIIVGSAIVKMINDSRSKEEIYDNVKKFVFSIKEAI